The sequence below is a genomic window from Mycobacteroides abscessus ATCC 19977.
CCGGATCTTGGCGGGGTTCGCCGATGAGCGGCCGGAAGCGGTCGCCGCAGCACAGCCGGGGGACTCGACACTTGCGGGACTGCGGTTGGCCCAGGACGTACAGCGGAACGTTCAGTACAAGGCAGACGGGATGAGGCCATGACTTCGTCGATTCTCTCTCCGGTCCTGTCGGAGCATTGGGACGAGCCTGATGCCTGGACCTTGGATGGGTATCTGCGTCATGGCGGATACCGCGGCCTGCGCACCGCGCTGGGGATGGATCCCGATGCGGTGATTGCGCTGGTGAAAGAGGCGGGACTGCGCGGGCGTGGTGGGGCAGGATTCCCGACGGGCGCCAAATGGTCATTCATCCCGCAGGGAGACGGTAAGCCGCACTATCTGGTGGTTAATGCCGACGAATCCGAACCCGGCACCTGCAAAGACATTCCGCTGATGCTCGCGACACCGCACACACTGATCGAGGGAATCGTGATCGCCGCCTTTGCGATTCGTGCTTCACAGGCCTTCATCTACGTGCGCGGCGAGGTCATCTCCGTGATCAGGCGGTTGCATGCAGCGGTGGCACAGGCCTACAAGGCCGGATATCTGGGCCGCAATATCCTCGACAGCGGTTTTGATCTGGAGCTGGTGGTGCACGCCGGTGCCGGTGCGTACATCTGCGGGGAAGAGACCGCGCTATTGGATTCGTTGGAGGGGCGGCGCGGACAGCCTCGGCTGCGACCCCCATTCCCGGCCGTTGCCGGCCTGTACGCCAGCCCGACCGTGGTCAACAACGTCGAATCCATCGCGAGTGTGCCGGTGATCTTGCGCCGCGGCGCCGAATGGTTCCGCACGATGGGAACGGAAAAGTCGCCGGGATTCACGCTTTACTCGTTGTCCGGGCATGTGCGTACGCCCGGACAGTACGAGGCGCCGTTGGGCGTGACGCTGCGACAGCTGCTGGAGCTGGCAGGCGGTGTGCGCGACGGGCGCGCGCTGAAGTTCTGGACTCCCGGTGGCTCCTCGACACCACTGTTCACCGCGGAGCAGCTTGATGTACCGCTCGACTACGAGGGTGTCAGTGCTGCCGGATCTATGCTGGGCACCAAGGCATTACAGATATTCGACGACACCACGTGTGTTGTGCGCGCGGTACTGCGATGGACCGAGTTCTACGCGCACGAATCCTGCGGCAAGTGCACTCCCTGTCGTGAGGGCACCTACTGGCTGGTGCGTATTCTCCAGCGACTTGAGTCCGGCGAAGGTAAAGCCGAAGACCTGGACAAACTTCTCGATATCTCGGACA
It includes:
- the nuoF gene encoding NADH-quinone oxidoreductase subunit NuoF gives rise to the protein MTSSILSPVLSEHWDEPDAWTLDGYLRHGGYRGLRTALGMDPDAVIALVKEAGLRGRGGAGFPTGAKWSFIPQGDGKPHYLVVNADESEPGTCKDIPLMLATPHTLIEGIVIAAFAIRASQAFIYVRGEVISVIRRLHAAVAQAYKAGYLGRNILDSGFDLELVVHAGAGAYICGEETALLDSLEGRRGQPRLRPPFPAVAGLYASPTVVNNVESIASVPVILRRGAEWFRTMGTEKSPGFTLYSLSGHVRTPGQYEAPLGVTLRQLLELAGGVRDGRALKFWTPGGSSTPLFTAEQLDVPLDYEGVSAAGSMLGTKALQIFDDTTCVVRAVLRWTEFYAHESCGKCTPCREGTYWLVRILQRLESGEGKAEDLDKLLDISDIVLGKSFCALGDGAASPIMSSLKYFRTEYEAHLDNGCPFDPAASTVFGEVSA